Proteins found in one Halobaculum sp. MBLA0147 genomic segment:
- the cas6 gene encoding CRISPR system precrRNA processing endoribonuclease RAMP protein Cas6: MRRIEVALSPADRVPVPKSNGYRVYAALLDALDGVDADVSEHVHDAEFGSVHQSGLRGRFGSCDRENHRTLLPTETYDLTIGVPDPADDDVFEALVRALVFDGDRIELADGPVFVESFESERTSREELLDRAAELDDPSVRLTFHTPTCIEDGESVTAMFPHRGLVFADSLAGKWQTTLPSDAEHLQLDLARAAVENSVITKPAESTYDTHSVLTNRVRDGDRPRAILKQGFTGTYTYEFKQATESVENAVTALALFAEYSGVGCAVARGCGNVSVEVST, from the coding sequence ATGCGCCGGATCGAGGTGGCACTCTCGCCGGCCGATCGTGTCCCGGTACCGAAGTCGAACGGCTACCGGGTGTACGCGGCGCTGTTGGACGCCCTCGACGGCGTGGACGCCGACGTGAGCGAACACGTCCACGACGCCGAGTTCGGGAGTGTCCACCAGAGTGGGCTGCGCGGACGGTTCGGTTCGTGTGACCGCGAGAACCACCGGACGCTGCTCCCGACGGAGACGTACGATCTCACCATCGGCGTGCCAGATCCTGCAGACGACGACGTGTTCGAGGCACTCGTCCGCGCGCTCGTCTTCGACGGCGACCGCATCGAGTTGGCCGACGGGCCGGTGTTCGTCGAGTCGTTCGAGAGCGAGCGGACGAGCCGCGAGGAGCTCCTTGACCGTGCCGCCGAACTCGACGACCCGTCGGTGCGGCTCACGTTCCACACACCGACGTGTATCGAGGACGGGGAGTCGGTGACCGCGATGTTCCCACACCGTGGGTTGGTGTTCGCCGACTCGTTGGCCGGGAAGTGGCAGACGACGCTGCCGAGCGACGCCGAGCACCTCCAACTCGACCTCGCGCGCGCCGCCGTCGAGAACAGTGTGATCACGAAGCCCGCCGAGTCGACCTACGACACCCACAGCGTGTTGACGAACCGTGTCCGAGACGGCGACCGGCCACGAGCCATCCTGAAACAGGGGTTCACCGGAACCTACACCTACGAGTTCAAGCAGGCCACCGAGAGTGTCGAGAACGCCGTCACCGCGCTGGCACTGTTCGCGGAGTACTCCGGTGTCGGGTGTGCCGTCGCTCGCGGGTGTGGGAACGTGAGTGTGGAGGTATCGACGTGA
- the csa3 gene encoding CRISPR-associated CARF protein Csa3: MRTYVCTLGYHSTRVTRPVLDNGIDSGDRIVVLRPTEDDDEDGRAAQAVDDIREMASTIDPESRVETAQLRTASFTETVRDCLSLLADADGDAIAVFGGGPREVFLPFTVAVCTRRDLVTEALQFRDMDGVVSEVPVPDLLARAPSRTDPTLALIDDLGGETTLPELSAASDHSKSTVGRHLDELEAAGLVSTESETQTRLIDLTLTGELHLSRG; the protein is encoded by the coding sequence GTGCGAACGTACGTCTGTACGCTGGGCTACCACTCGACGCGAGTGACACGCCCGGTGCTCGACAACGGGATCGACAGTGGTGACCGGATCGTCGTGCTCAGGCCCACGGAGGACGACGACGAAGACGGACGGGCGGCACAGGCGGTCGACGACATCCGGGAGATGGCGAGCACCATCGACCCGGAGAGCCGTGTCGAGACGGCGCAACTCCGGACCGCGAGTTTCACCGAGACGGTTCGGGACTGTCTGTCGTTGCTCGCGGATGCGGACGGTGACGCCATCGCGGTGTTCGGTGGTGGGCCACGAGAGGTGTTCCTCCCGTTCACCGTCGCCGTCTGCACGCGTCGGGACCTCGTCACGGAGGCGCTCCAGTTCCGCGACATGGACGGTGTCGTGAGCGAAGTCCCGGTTCCGGATCTCCTCGCACGGGCGCCGAGTCGGACCGATCCGACACTGGCACTGATCGACGACCTCGGCGGCGAGACGACGTTGCCGGAGCTGTCGGCCGCGAGCGACCACAGCAAGAGTACGGTCGGCCGCCACCTCGACGAACTCGAGGCCGCCGGACTGGTGTCGACGGAGTCCGAGACGCAGACACGACTGATCGATCTCACGCTCACCGGCGAACTCCACCTCAGCCGGGGGTAG
- a CDS encoding sugar phosphate isomerase/epimerase family protein, which yields MSITTGDLTLDVGFTLGLDLPFDESVAFAAREGFDFVELLLDGPYARERIEDRVDDMRATLTEFDRDVVVHLPFAVAPGSPFEPVRRGAVDELTRGMDLAAEVGAERVVFHPSSDAWEKGWSTTATRAFVHDALDELVPAARDRGLVPCLENVVSSYYDATTFDELLARYSDAQATFDTSHALLAGQSASEMGAFLREHADRVAHLHLVDTRGDRDEHLPVGMGAIDFERVLAPLAECGWTGTATLEIGTDDLETIAFGKANLERVLGVA from the coding sequence GTGAGTATCACCACTGGCGACCTGACGCTCGACGTGGGGTTCACGCTCGGGCTCGATCTCCCGTTCGACGAGTCGGTGGCGTTCGCCGCCCGCGAGGGGTTCGACTTCGTGGAACTCCTGTTGGACGGGCCGTACGCTCGCGAGCGGATCGAAGACCGTGTCGACGACATGCGCGCGACGCTGACGGAGTTCGACCGGGACGTGGTCGTCCACCTCCCGTTCGCGGTCGCCCCCGGCTCGCCGTTCGAGCCCGTCCGGCGCGGTGCCGTCGACGAGTTGACCCGCGGGATGGACCTGGCGGCCGAGGTGGGCGCCGAGCGGGTCGTCTTCCACCCGTCCTCGGACGCCTGGGAGAAGGGGTGGTCGACGACCGCGACGCGGGCGTTCGTCCACGACGCCCTCGACGAGCTGGTGCCCGCGGCACGCGACCGCGGGCTGGTGCCGTGTCTCGAGAACGTCGTCTCCAGCTACTACGACGCGACGACGTTCGACGAACTGCTCGCCCGCTACTCCGACGCGCAGGCGACGTTCGACACCAGCCACGCGCTGTTGGCCGGGCAGTCGGCGTCGGAGATGGGCGCGTTCCTCCGCGAGCACGCCGACCGCGTCGCGCACCTCCACCTCGTCGACACCCGCGGCGACCGCGACGAACACCTCCCGGTCGGGATGGGCGCGATCGACTTCGAGCGCGTGCTCGCGCCGCTGGCCGAGTGTGGTTGGACCGGCACCGCGACGCTCGAGATCGGGACGGATGATCTCGAGACGATCGCGTTCGGGAAGGCGAACCTGGAGCGCGTGTTGGGTGTGGCGTGA